In Zootoca vivipara chromosome 15, rZooViv1.1, whole genome shotgun sequence, the genomic window CCAGGATCTTCATCGCTATCAGATGGAGCAGAAACTTCGCTGCTTCATACAAAGTCATTTCCTCCATGATGTCACCTCCGTATTCTAGAGACACAAAACTTGGGTAGCCAGACTTGTCTATAAAAGGAGACCAGGGGATTTTGGGGGTACTGAGCACTGAAGGAGCCAAGGAAGGAGCCTGGGAGGTCTTGAGTCCTCCCTCCATCTCCACCTGCCATGAAGCTCTCTCCAATTTCCCTTGGTTCCCTCTTCCTTGCGGCTACCTTTGCCCTGGCTGCTGTTTGCCCATGTGAGTCTGCCCTTTTATTCTATTCCTTATTTTGAAaatagtagttgtagtagtagttgttgttataGTAGCACAGCACAGGCTGTAGGACAGCGGTAGAGCACCTGCATTGCTTGCCATAGGTTTCAGGTGTGACTCCAGcattcccaggtagggctggtaaaGGAAGCCCTGGATAGCAAATGCCCATCAATGCATGATGATAGTAAGAGAGACATACCAAGGCTTTGACTCAGAGGGGGCTTCCCTTTGGTTACGTAGCCCCAGGGCAACTGGCCCTCGGTGCCACTGTGGTGCAGGCACCAGAGTGAGTCCGTTTGCCCAGACTGGCCTCTGGATCTTACTAGGGGCGGTGGGGACTGGTGGGGAGATCGCAGGGATTTCCAAACACAGAGCTGAAATGTTGGCCCACAAAAAGGCACTCGTCTCACCCAGAGAAAGCTGCCACAGGATTTCCTTGTTTTGCTCGGTGAAAAAGCCACCATAAGTAAGTCTCACCCAAGTCATAGGCTAGCAACAAAagaagagcttggatttgatatcccgctttatcactaccctaaggagtctaaaagcagctaacattctcctttcccttcctcccccacaacaaacactctgtgaggtgagtgaggctgagagacctcaaagaagtgtgactagcccaaggtcacccagcagctgcatgtggaggagcggagacgcgaacccggtccaccAGATTACGAGTATCCATGGCTGTGGAACATTGGACAGTTCATAGAGAGAGGAACCCATAATGACCCtcatttgctttctctctttcagtGGAAGCTGCCAAAGAGACTCAGGATGAGGCTCATGATAGTAAGTCTTCCTTGTTGCCGCCTCCTCAACTATACTCAAATGGGGAGCTGGTGGCAGATACACATAAGCAGTTCCTTCCCTACTCTCTGTCCTGAGGATGCTCTTCACGTGACCATTTCGGGCAACGTTGGCCACAGTTCTCAAGGCTGTCCCTTGCTGAGCTTGTTGTGATGGAGGCAATGTCCACCAAAGGGGGCTTCAGACTCCTTCCCATGAAACATCCATtcaggtgggtgggaggaaggtcCATTCCAGCCCTTTCCAGGGACCTTTCCTGGATCAGAGGAAAGACagtccctttccccctccagaaGAGCAGCAGGCTGGGACCTCCAGAGCTTCTATGGGCATCATCCCCCATTCCTCTTCCACAGTACAGAAGCCACTAAATTATTccattccctccctctccttaggAGCCAACTGTTGCCTTACCTACGTGAAGAAACCAATTCCATGCAAGGACATAAAATACTACGAATGGGCACCCAGCACATGTCGCAAGCCGGCTGTCATGTAAGTAGCAACAAACTTCATTAGATGGAGGGGGGCACAACTCTGCATGTTGAAAGTATCAAATGCTCAGGGCTGTTTGTTTCAAACCCTTGGACTGAGTTGCAGCAGATTTGTGCAGATCCAGGATaccagcaacacccccccccaaagttaagCTGCAACAGATCACATCCACAGCTTACATTGAAAGtgtcatttcatagaatcatagaatttcaaAGTTGgtagggatcctgaggatcatctagtccacccccctgcaatgcaggaatgtgcagctatcctatatggggatcaaacctgcagaccctggtgttatcagcaccacgctctaagcaAGGAAAGACCCTTGAAAAGTGTAGTTTAGGcaacacagagctacagttcccagcgccCTAgagaaaccacagttcccaggattctttgcaaggAGAGCCACAAGGACTGTGAATGTGGCATTAGAGGGATAGAGTAATCCCAAAGTCTTGTAGTTGTTAGTAGGTCCCTGGCAGGAATCTCCTCTCTGCCCTGAACTGGCCACGTGGCCTTTGGGAAATGTCAGCCCCCCAACTCAGCATTTATATctctctgaggagctcaaggaggtatacatggctctcccccttCTACAAACCTGCGAGGTGAGTTAAGTTGAAAGACTaggactagcccaaagtcaccctgaaaacttaatggctgagtggggatttgaaccttgatctCCTGGGCCTGAGAAGGTAAATGTCAGGATCAGCTCTCGTCCCTGCAACCCAGCCACACCCCATCAGTCCTGAGCTGCGGAACTTCCAAAGGAGAGAACTGCCTTTTG contains:
- the LOC118096740 gene encoding C-C motif chemokine 5, with the protein product MKLSPISLGSLFLAATFALAAVCPLEAAKETQDEAHDRANCCLTYVKKPIPCKDIKYYEWAPSTCRKPAVIVYLKRNNKKKCADPSKEWVQKILKCFPPPS